TATTAGTGGTAACGTTGTAAATAATCATTTCTTTTCAAGGTTCTGAGATTCTAAGGTTCTAAGGTTCTGAGCTTTTTTACTTTCCAGACTCTTAAAAACAAATCCTCATATTGGTAATTCTTTTTTAATCATTTGTTCGGTTAAACGTTTAACCGAATAAACTGTTCAACCAAACTATAAATTCTTGTCTCCTCTTAATTGTCGGTATTTTTTTCTTGCATCAACAAAGTAAATACTATCCTGATGGTTAAAAATTACCTTCTCATACAAAGGTTTTGCCTTTTCTATATCCTGCAATTCATCGTTGTAAATCTCTGCCGAAAAAAACAGCGCTTCATCTACATAAATTCCGTCACTATGATTGTCAATAATCTGTTGGTATTGGCTTAAAGCCGAATTATAATCTTTCTGACTTTCATAAACTTTACCTAAACGCAACAATGTCACGGCTTCGATTTCTTGTCCTTTATAGGTTTTCAGAATGCTCTGAAACTGCGCAATTGCTTCCGGTTTTTTATTCTGATACATCAAAAAATCACCTTTTGCAAACTGCTTTAAAGCCGTTTGTGTCGAATCTGCAACTGTATTATCATTAATCAATAAAAAATATTCAAGAGCATCATTGGCAATCAATTGTGTATTTGCTGCTTTCAACTCTTTAAATTGTTTTAAAGCCCACTCAAAATCGCCTTTATAATAACTCGTTTTTGCAGCTTTTAAACTTGCTTCGTGCGCCATTACATCATTCTTTAAATCCAACTGAATTTGCGAATAATAAATCAACGCCTGATTGTATTTTTCTTCCAAAAGCAAGATGTCTGCCAACTCCATTTTTGCATCTGCTTCCTGATAATCATTCAAATTTAATTCCAGCGCTTTTTTAATAATTGCCTTGCCTTCTTCCGTCTTTTTTAGATTAAAAGCCAGGAAATGCGCCTGAATTATTTGCAAAGATAAGGTAAAAGGAGTTATTTCATAGGTTGTGAGCAATTGTTGTAACTCAGCATTGATAATTGGATAGTCTTTTTCCTGTGCTTTGTCGATTTTAATTTGCATTAAATACGAATTCGTCTGCATTAATAAATCCAAATCTTTGGTATTTTGAAGGATAAAATTCAGGATTTCTTCTGCCGTATCCGTATCATCTTCGTTCATTGCAAACTGACTTAAATTTACAATACTTGAAAGAGATTCGGGTTCACGTTTGTAAATGGCTTTTTCCTGAATAAAGGCTTTTCCGAATTCTTTTTGCTGTACATAAAACCAACTTAAATAGTGATTCCAAAATACATCCTGATCTTTTTGAGTTCTCAGGATTAAAGCTTTACGCATTGCATCTTTAAAAGCGGTATTATCTGTTTCACCACTCATAAAACGCGATAATTGCGTCTGAATTAAATTAGCATTCTGAG
This genomic window from Flavobacterium sp. 9 contains:
- a CDS encoding tetratricopeptide repeat protein is translated as MKNIFIYIVLLWSTFALAQNEQLAQYYYDKGDFEKAKISYEELLNSAPSNTQYFLRTVDCYQQLQQFDVAQKAIQERFNRYKQGVFLVELGYNFQLQKNDAKAKNYYEQAIEKIKTSPNDVYGIGNSFEKKVLLEYALKAYQTAMQVQPSYNFNFQIGMLYGQLGKTDQMIELLLTESYNNPQNANLIQTQLSRFMSGETDNTAFKDAMRKALILRTQKDQDVFWNHYLSWFYVQQKEFGKAFIQEKAIYKREPESLSSIVNLSQFAMNEDDTDTAEEILNFILQNTKDLDLLMQTNSYLMQIKIDKAQEKDYPIINAELQQLLTTYEITPFTLSLQIIQAHFLAFNLKKTEEGKAIIKKALELNLNDYQEADAKMELADILLLEEKYNQALIYYSQIQLDLKNDVMAHEASLKAAKTSYYKGDFEWALKQFKELKAANTQLIANDALEYFLLINDNTVADSTQTALKQFAKGDFLMYQNKKPEAIAQFQSILKTYKGQEIEAVTLLRLGKVYESQKDYNSALSQYQQIIDNHSDGIYVDEALFFSAEIYNDELQDIEKAKPLYEKVIFNHQDSIYFVDARKKYRQLRGDKNL